One Lepus europaeus isolate LE1 chromosome 7, mLepTim1.pri, whole genome shotgun sequence DNA segment encodes these proteins:
- the CNTF gene encoding ciliary neurotrophic factor, with product MAFMEHSALTPHRRDLCSRTIWLARKIRSDLTALTESYVKHQGLNKNINLDSVDGVPMASTDQWSELTEAERLRENLQAYRTFHIMLARLLEDQQVHFTPTEGDFHQAIHTLLLQVAAFAYQIEELMVLLECNIPPKDADGTPVIGGDGLFEKKLWGLKVLQELSHWTVRSIHDLRVISCHQTGIPAHGSHYIANDKEM from the exons ATGGCTTTCATGGAGCATTCAGCACTGACCCCTCACCGCCGGGACCTCTGTAGCCGTACCATCTGGCTAGCGAGGAAGATTCGTTCAGACCTGACCGCTCTTACGGAATCTTAC GTGAAGCATCAGGGCTTGAACAAGAACATCAACCTGGACTCTGTGGATGGAGTACCAATGGCAAGCACTGATCAGTGGAGTGAGCTGACTGAGGCAGAGCGACTCCGAGAGAACCTCCAAGCTTATCGGACCTTCCATATTATGTTGGCCAGGCTTTTAGAAGACCAGCAGGTGCATTTTACCCCAACTGAAGGTGACTTCCATCAAGCTATACATACCCTTCTACTCCAAGTTGCTGCCTTCGCTTACCAGATAGAGGAGTTAATGGTGCTGTTGGAATGTAATATCCCTCCCAAAGATGCTGATGGGACACCTGTCATTGGAGGTGATGGTCTCTTTGAGAAGAAGCTGTGGGGCCTGAAGGTGCTACAAGAGCTTTCACACTGGACAGTGAGATCGATTCATGACCTTCGTGTCATTTCTTGTCATCAAACTGGAATCCCAGCACATGGGAGCCATTATATTGCTAACGACAAGGAAATGTAG